A stretch of the Thermus hydrothermalis genome encodes the following:
- a CDS encoding dihydrodipicolinate synthase family protein, with amino-acid sequence MILPPIPTPFDRKGRLDLEAFRALAEALEPLVDGLLIYGSNGEGVHLTPEERGQGLRALRPKKPFLVGLMEETLPQAERALEEAKEVGAMALLATPPRYYHTSLGEGLSRYYEALAERMPLFLYHVPQNTRVDLPLGAVEALAQHPGIQGIKDSSGDLSRLAFYQAKLPGFRVFTGHAPTFLGALALGAEGGILAAANLAPRAYRALLAHFRAGRLAEAEALQKKLFPLGHLLAQGGVPLLKQALRHLGLPAGYPRPPYTAESPLWGSFLPVLEALKEEGWLL; translated from the coding sequence ATGATCCTGCCCCCCATCCCCACCCCCTTTGACCGGAAAGGAAGGCTAGACCTCGAGGCCTTCCGCGCCCTGGCCGAGGCCCTGGAACCCTTGGTGGACGGGCTTCTCATCTACGGCTCCAACGGGGAAGGGGTCCACCTCACCCCCGAGGAGCGGGGCCAAGGCCTCCGGGCCCTCCGCCCCAAGAAGCCCTTCCTGGTGGGCCTCATGGAGGAAACCCTGCCCCAGGCGGAAAGGGCCCTGGAGGAGGCCAAGGAGGTGGGGGCCATGGCCCTTTTGGCCACCCCGCCCCGCTACTACCACACAAGCCTTGGGGAAGGGCTTTCCCGCTACTACGAGGCCCTGGCGGAGCGGATGCCCCTTTTCCTCTACCACGTGCCCCAAAACACCCGGGTGGACCTCCCCTTGGGTGCGGTGGAGGCCTTGGCCCAGCACCCGGGCATCCAGGGCATCAAGGACTCCAGCGGCGACCTCTCCCGCCTCGCCTTCTACCAGGCCAAGCTCCCCGGCTTCCGCGTCTTCACCGGGCACGCCCCCACCTTCCTGGGCGCCTTGGCCCTGGGGGCGGAAGGGGGCATCCTGGCGGCGGCCAACCTGGCCCCCAGGGCCTACCGGGCCCTCCTCGCCCACTTCCGGGCAGGGCGGCTCGCCGAGGCGGAGGCCTTGCAGAAAAAACTTTTCCCCTTGGGCCACCTGCTCGCCCAAGGCGGGGTGCCCCTCCTCAAACAGGCCCTGAGGCACCTGGGTCTCCCTGCGGGCTACCCCAGGCCCCCCTACACGGCGGAAAGCCCCCTTTGGGGAAGCTTCCTTCCCGTTTTGGAAGCGCTGAAGGAGGAGGGATGGCTCCTTTGA
- the cdd gene encoding cytidine deaminase: MEGVRKLLQAHVARAYAPYSGFPVVALVEAEGEAFLGVNVENASFPLSQCAERNAVAAMVLAGKRRIDRVHIYSPKGPIPPCGGCRQVLMEFGAPDTPVLLHGPEGYVEKTLGELLPLAFRL; the protein is encoded by the coding sequence ATGGAGGGGGTTAGGAAACTTTTGCAGGCCCACGTGGCCCGGGCCTACGCCCCCTACTCGGGCTTTCCCGTGGTGGCCTTGGTGGAGGCGGAAGGGGAGGCCTTCCTAGGGGTCAACGTGGAGAACGCCTCCTTCCCCCTTTCCCAGTGCGCCGAGCGGAACGCCGTGGCGGCCATGGTCCTGGCGGGGAAAAGGCGCATAGACCGGGTGCACATCTATAGCCCCAAAGGCCCCATCCCCCCTTGTGGGGGGTGCCGGCAGGTGCTCATGGAGTTCGGGGCCCCCGACACCCCGGTCCTTCTCCACGGCCCCGAGGGGTACGTGGAGAAGACCCTAGGCGAGCTCCTTCCCCTGGCCTTCCGCCTCTAG
- a CDS encoding hemolysin family protein: MDRPPSRWLFFLPFGSLALAQTQAPSPGDLFLLVLFLGLSAFFSASETAFTALYPWKLKELAEAKNGPYTLLARDITRFLTTILVGNNLVNIAATALVTDLATRAFGSWGVGLATGVMTFLILFFGEITPKSIAVHHAEALARVAAWPIYFLSVLFYPLGRFFSWVSGGILRLLGLEPRNTPLVSEEELRLILAGAEESGTIEAQEEEMIHSILELEETPVREIMTPRVEMVAIEAEATLEDLLQLFREHRYSRIPVYRESVDHIVGVAYAKDLLDYYCEEDLKGRTVASIAHPPYFVPENMDAWTLLRELRRRKVHLAIVVDEFGGTAGLVTLEDVMEEIVGEIYDETDEPEDAPIRRLPDGSYSIQAQTPVDEVSEALGVELPEGEYDTLSGFLYERFGRIPGVGESVEWQGFRFVVESADQRRIERVRVERLVEHGGG; this comes from the coding sequence ATGGACAGACCTCCCAGTCGGTGGCTCTTCTTTCTCCCCTTCGGTTCCCTAGCCCTGGCCCAAACCCAAGCCCCAAGCCCTGGGGACCTTTTTCTTCTGGTCCTCTTCCTGGGCCTTTCCGCCTTTTTCTCCGCCAGCGAGACCGCCTTCACCGCCCTTTACCCGTGGAAACTCAAGGAGCTGGCGGAGGCGAAGAACGGCCCCTATACCCTCCTTGCCCGGGACATCACCCGGTTTCTCACCACCATCCTGGTGGGCAACAACCTGGTGAACATCGCCGCCACCGCCTTGGTGACGGACCTGGCCACCCGGGCCTTTGGCTCTTGGGGGGTGGGGCTCGCCACCGGGGTCATGACCTTTTTGATCCTCTTCTTCGGCGAGATCACCCCCAAGTCCATCGCCGTGCACCACGCCGAGGCCCTGGCCCGGGTGGCGGCGTGGCCCATCTACTTCCTCTCCGTCCTCTTTTACCCCCTGGGGCGGTTTTTCAGCTGGGTTTCGGGAGGCATTTTGCGGCTTCTGGGCCTCGAGCCCCGGAACACCCCCTTGGTTTCGGAAGAGGAACTTCGGCTCATTCTGGCGGGCGCAGAGGAGTCGGGGACCATTGAGGCCCAGGAGGAGGAGATGATCCACTCCATCCTGGAGTTGGAGGAAACCCCGGTGCGGGAGATCATGACCCCCCGGGTGGAGATGGTGGCCATAGAGGCGGAGGCCACCTTGGAAGACCTCCTCCAGCTCTTCCGCGAGCACCGCTATAGCCGCATCCCCGTCTACCGGGAAAGCGTGGACCACATCGTGGGGGTGGCCTACGCCAAGGACCTCTTGGACTACTACTGCGAGGAGGACCTGAAGGGGAGGACCGTGGCCTCCATCGCCCACCCTCCCTACTTTGTCCCGGAGAACATGGACGCCTGGACCCTGCTTAGGGAGCTCCGCCGCCGCAAGGTGCACCTGGCCATCGTGGTGGACGAGTTCGGGGGCACGGCGGGCCTCGTCACCCTGGAGGACGTGATGGAGGAGATCGTGGGCGAGATCTACGACGAAACCGACGAGCCCGAGGACGCCCCCATCCGCCGCCTGCCCGATGGCTCCTACTCCATCCAGGCCCAGACCCCCGTGGACGAGGTTTCCGAGGCCTTGGGGGTGGAGCTTCCCGAGGGGGAGTACGATACGCTTTCCGGCTTCCTCTACGAGCGCTTTGGCCGCATTCCCGGGGTGGGGGAGAGCGTGGAGTGGCAGGGCTTCCGCTTCGTGGTGGAAAGCGCCGACCAGAGGCGGATAGAGCGGGTACGGGTGGAAAGGCTGGTGGAGCATGGAGGGGGTTAG
- a CDS encoding MarR family winged helix-turn-helix transcriptional regulator translates to MNGPPASLVEELSQLGYALMRLLFSRAKEVFAQEGLSLLQAEVLRLVKEGVRLPSRLAEHLEILPSQVSHLLASLEETGLLRRHPDPSDRRRVQLELTPEGEAVALRLKEAWLRVFGQTLARLSPEELGTFRTLLAKLTEVERG, encoded by the coding sequence ATGAATGGTCCCCCGGCATCCCTGGTGGAGGAACTCTCCCAACTGGGCTACGCCCTGATGCGCCTCCTCTTTTCCCGGGCCAAGGAGGTCTTCGCCCAGGAAGGGCTTTCCCTCCTGCAGGCGGAGGTGCTCCGCCTGGTGAAGGAAGGGGTGCGCCTTCCCTCCCGCCTGGCGGAGCATTTGGAGATCCTTCCCTCCCAGGTTTCCCACCTCCTCGCCTCCCTGGAGGAAACGGGCCTCCTCCGCCGGCATCCGGACCCTTCGGACCGGAGGCGGGTCCAGCTAGAGCTCACCCCGGAAGGGGAGGCGGTGGCCCTGCGGCTCAAGGAGGCCTGGCTCCGCGTCTTCGGCCAAACTCTGGCCCGGCTAAGCCCGGAGGAGCTTGGCACCTTCCGAACGCTCCTTGCCAAGCTTACGGAGGTGGAACGTGGCTAG
- a CDS encoding TolC family protein yields the protein MARLWALALLLAPALAQGALSPLKEHPLKRQAEAYLLAAAKALEAQSAPVALSLQGNYGRLGYECTPQALCASLPQDAKALTLALVLTPFPFGEAADGIERARIGLRRAELAYRKTLTALQAQAVAAHGRYREALLGVRLAEKGLELAQLALEAAKKRQASPKELREAELSLREAQNRLAEAELGQKLAEEAAEGLVDLKAPLPEIPPPQGTTPLSLEEARLALAEAKIGERAAWRNLLPTLQGSLNLYPSGNDTLSLSLSSKDLRPTLAYTRQDPARPPTTLPAGQYRTTEELRLTLSLTLSPGLLSAYEAAQAQVRGAEEALRAAEIQANLDKARLENALKTAEASLTLARLRQEAAQKALEEAQKRLALGLESPLGVLQAELGLLQAELGLLQAENNLRNRRMELYQFYGEILPEVAQ from the coding sequence GTGGCTAGGCTATGGGCGCTTGCCCTTCTCCTCGCACCAGCCCTGGCCCAGGGGGCCCTAAGCCCCCTCAAGGAGCACCCCTTAAAGCGGCAGGCCGAGGCTTACCTCCTGGCGGCGGCCAAGGCCTTGGAGGCGCAAAGCGCTCCCGTGGCCCTAAGCCTCCAAGGAAACTACGGCCGCCTGGGCTACGAGTGCACCCCCCAGGCCCTTTGCGCAAGCCTTCCCCAGGACGCCAAGGCCCTCACCCTGGCCCTGGTCCTCACCCCCTTCCCCTTTGGCGAGGCCGCCGACGGGATAGAACGGGCGCGCATCGGCCTCAGGCGGGCCGAACTTGCCTACCGCAAGACCCTCACCGCCCTCCAGGCCCAGGCGGTGGCCGCCCATGGACGCTACCGGGAAGCCCTTTTGGGGGTACGGCTGGCGGAGAAGGGCCTGGAGCTTGCCCAGCTCGCCCTGGAAGCCGCCAAAAAGCGCCAAGCGAGCCCCAAGGAGCTAAGGGAGGCGGAGCTATCCCTAAGGGAGGCGCAAAACCGGCTAGCGGAGGCGGAGCTTGGCCAAAAGCTTGCGGAGGAGGCGGCGGAGGGGCTTGTGGACCTGAAAGCCCCCCTGCCCGAAATCCCCCCGCCCCAAGGCACCACGCCCTTGAGCCTCGAGGAGGCCCGGCTGGCCTTAGCCGAGGCGAAAATCGGGGAAAGGGCCGCCTGGCGCAACCTCCTCCCCACCCTCCAGGGAAGCCTCAACCTCTACCCTTCGGGGAACGACACCCTTTCCCTAAGCCTCTCCAGCAAGGACCTGAGGCCCACCCTGGCCTACACCCGCCAGGACCCCGCCCGCCCCCCCACCACCCTCCCCGCCGGCCAGTACCGGACCACGGAGGAGCTTAGGCTTACCCTCTCCCTCACCCTCTCCCCGGGCCTCCTCTCCGCCTACGAGGCAGCCCAGGCCCAGGTGCGGGGAGCGGAGGAGGCGCTAAGGGCGGCGGAGATCCAGGCCAATCTGGACAAAGCCCGTTTGGAAAACGCCCTGAAAACCGCCGAGGCTAGCCTCACCCTCGCCCGCCTCCGCCAAGAGGCGGCGCAGAAAGCCCTGGAAGAAGCGCAAAAGCGGCTCGCCCTGGGCTTAGAAAGCCCCTTGGGCGTCCTGCAAGCGGAGCTAGGCCTACTGCAAGCGGAGCTTGGCCTACTCCAGGCGGAAAACAACCTGAGGAACCGGCGTATGGAGCTTTACCAGTTTTACGGCGAAATCCTTCCGGAGGTGGCGCAATGA
- a CDS encoding TolC family protein — protein sequence MKRLLWTLALLVPVLAQPLPEALKKAPEVAAVVTARWEYEMRQKDLARTLQDPLRTPLAELQARQAEALAKAKLERALAQAESDIVSAYAQAREASLQAALAAKALEVAELGLRAAEVRVKGGGATSLDLLEAQNRVLEARKNLEAAKRGEESALAALANLVGPWKPEAVAELPPLPQAGLVEALLGAHADLLNLRQSLELLRFQRGLLDESFAPRKDMEALEDQAKTLEENLKILERSLRVGLEARFAQLSPLLQGVKTAEEAYRAAKERYQAEEKRFQAGLTSRLGLLQQELALLQAELALEQAKHAYLKAYYGLLASR from the coding sequence ATGAAGAGGCTTCTTTGGACCCTGGCCTTGTTGGTCCCCGTCCTGGCCCAACCCCTCCCCGAGGCCCTCAAGAAGGCCCCGGAGGTGGCGGCCGTGGTCACGGCCCGGTGGGAATACGAGATGCGGCAAAAGGACCTCGCCCGCACCCTGCAAGACCCCTTGCGCACCCCCCTGGCCGAGCTCCAGGCGCGCCAGGCGGAGGCCCTGGCCAAGGCCAAGCTGGAAAGGGCCCTGGCCCAAGCGGAAAGCGATATCGTTTCCGCCTACGCCCAGGCGCGGGAGGCAAGCCTCCAGGCGGCCCTGGCGGCCAAGGCCTTGGAGGTGGCGGAGCTTGGGCTGAGGGCGGCGGAGGTGCGGGTTAAGGGCGGTGGGGCCACTAGCCTGGACCTCCTGGAGGCGCAAAACCGCGTCCTCGAGGCCCGCAAGAACCTGGAAGCCGCCAAGCGCGGGGAGGAAAGCGCCCTGGCCGCCCTCGCCAACCTGGTGGGCCCCTGGAAGCCCGAGGCCGTGGCCGAGCTTCCCCCCCTGCCCCAGGCGGGCCTGGTGGAGGCGCTTTTGGGGGCCCATGCCGACCTCTTGAACCTAAGGCAGTCCCTAGAGCTTCTCCGCTTCCAGCGGGGCCTTCTGGACGAAAGCTTCGCCCCGAGGAAGGACATGGAGGCCCTGGAGGACCAGGCGAAAACCCTGGAGGAAAACCTTAAGATCCTGGAGCGTTCCCTCCGGGTGGGCCTCGAGGCCCGCTTCGCCCAGCTCTCCCCCCTCCTCCAAGGGGTAAAGACGGCGGAAGAAGCCTACCGGGCGGCCAAGGAGCGGTACCAGGCGGAAGAAAAACGCTTCCAGGCCGGGCTTACCAGCCGCCTAGGCCTCCTGCAACAGGAGCTCGCCCTCCTCCAGGCGGAACTCGCCCTGGAGCAGGCCAAGCACGCCTACCTGAAGGCCTACTACGGCCTTCTGGCCTCGAGGTGA
- a CDS encoding efflux RND transporter periplasmic adaptor subunit, with translation MKRLWLLLPLFLAACAPKKAEAPAPEAQGPLRVEVRVVVAAPGVLERESKASASLQAERDSLVAAGASGRVVRTLPAGTRVQAGEGVVYLDPAPFQEALEAARLNLKQAEANLERARNQLAGNRTALAAQLQAAEAQLQAAKRRYEEGKALLEAGALAPLDLKALEANLHQAKSAYENAKEALARLERAEDIRLLELQVEAARLQVRQAERNLKESVVRAPFSGEVVEVFVKEGEFLGVGSRAFRLATTDRLLAKLYLPPEKAQALTPETPFTLRQNGKAVGARLLRKTDLPGQTRLVEVVLTPLAPLLPGPAEVRYRERVAEGILIPAGAVRAEEGQGVVYLLEGERAKKQPVRLVAQEGDKAVVEGLPEGAKVIYPVPEGLRDGDPVEVVP, from the coding sequence ATGAAGCGCCTTTGGCTCCTCCTTCCCCTCTTCCTCGCCGCCTGCGCCCCCAAAAAGGCCGAGGCCCCCGCCCCTGAGGCCCAAGGCCCCTTGCGGGTGGAGGTGCGGGTGGTGGTGGCCGCGCCCGGGGTCCTGGAGCGGGAGAGCAAAGCCTCCGCCAGCCTCCAGGCGGAACGGGATAGCCTGGTGGCCGCCGGGGCCTCGGGCCGGGTGGTGCGCACCCTTCCGGCGGGAACCCGGGTCCAGGCGGGGGAAGGCGTGGTCTATCTGGACCCCGCCCCCTTCCAAGAAGCCCTAGAGGCGGCGCGGCTAAACCTCAAGCAGGCCGAGGCCAACCTGGAAAGGGCCAGGAACCAGCTTGCGGGAAACCGCACGGCCCTCGCCGCCCAGCTCCAGGCGGCGGAAGCCCAGCTCCAGGCGGCAAAGCGCCGCTACGAGGAGGGCAAAGCCCTCCTGGAGGCGGGCGCCCTCGCCCCCTTGGACCTCAAGGCCCTGGAGGCCAACCTCCACCAGGCGAAAAGCGCCTACGAGAACGCCAAGGAGGCCCTGGCCCGCCTGGAGCGGGCCGAGGACATCCGCCTTCTGGAACTGCAGGTGGAGGCGGCCAGGCTCCAGGTGCGCCAAGCGGAGCGGAACCTGAAAGAGAGCGTGGTCCGGGCTCCCTTTAGCGGGGAGGTGGTGGAGGTCTTCGTGAAGGAGGGCGAGTTCCTGGGGGTGGGAAGCCGCGCCTTCCGCCTGGCCACCACAGACCGGCTCCTCGCCAAGCTCTACCTGCCCCCGGAAAAGGCCCAGGCCCTCACCCCGGAAACCCCCTTCACCCTCCGGCAAAACGGCAAGGCGGTGGGGGCAAGGCTCTTGCGCAAGACCGACCTCCCCGGCCAGACCCGGCTCGTGGAGGTGGTGCTCACGCCCCTTGCCCCCCTCCTTCCCGGGCCCGCCGAGGTGCGCTACCGGGAAAGGGTGGCGGAGGGTATCCTCATCCCCGCAGGGGCGGTGCGGGCCGAGGAAGGGCAAGGGGTGGTGTACCTCCTGGAGGGCGAGCGGGCGAAGAAGCAGCCCGTGCGCCTGGTGGCCCAAGAAGGGGACAAGGCGGTGGTGGAAGGCCTTCCCGAAGGCGCTAAGGTCATCTACCCCGTCCCCGAAGGGCTAAGGGACGGGGACCCCGTGGAGGTGGTGCCGTGA
- a CDS encoding efflux RND transporter permease subunit, producing MRENPLVAFFVERFVFATAIFVGLVLVGLLLGLGLGVELLPRFSVPVVAVSTSYPGAGPEEVAEQVSKPLEDALSTLSGVDTIGSSSTEGFSLVFVQFQQGVDVDRAAVEVSQKVAAARGQLPRDASAPVVQKFDPSASPILYIALEAPGEDLSQVLRYAERTLKPKLQLVQGVADIRLTGAPKRAIRIYLDPDRLQALGVSPLQVVQALSQSALNLPLGSLTEGERRLVYTLRNTPATAEEVANLLLDANRGLRVRDVARVAEESDSPTTLNRLNGRPAVLMAVVKTPDANAVAVADGVRKALQETPLPKGYKAEVALDTTRFIRAAVQDTVREAFLAALAVSLVVLVFLGKLNSVFSVILAIPITLSGAILLFGVLGFTYNLISLLALTVAVGIVVDDSIVVAENIDRYRRMGYGLKEAVLKGASEVSVAVAAATLSLLAVFLPISFLPGIIGQIFQQFGLGMAAAIAVSWLEALLFLTVRLAYFPDPEPPSLKEALLALRKLPSDLRWAYRRGYRGPTGLLLGLLSAFLLYRQGLPYLLLLPLYPALLALLRYLGRFLLDLAGAVARGLHAAAESSLERLTEAYARALKGTLARPGFVLGLAALAFLSIFPILPRIPFNFTPRSDTGVLTATLLLPKDTPLSVSDRAARTLEAYFLAHPAVAQVVTTVGASATGGAQVGDPSRVQLQIVLKPKHEREDIFTLTEAFNREGKDLLKGFPGADLRVLAQTGPEAGDADLQFFLVSPDRKLLEERTGAIVDLIAQKPYVLNVKSTLEATQRERVFVPDPARLSGTGLTPQDVAQVLRLYLSGTQAATARRGGEEFPIVVQMDPLRLGREGDLLSLPVYAPALQAFLPLSSLGSFQERPGPTLISRRNQAYAAGVNINLRPDAPGSFQIQQELTQELREKGLLGDGVELVATGLGSFTGELARLAPLAFLLALVLNYLVIASQFNAWRYPLYLLLPVPLALVGAFWLTYLLGTGLDVISVLGVVMLIGLVTKNAILLLDFAVKRMREMPLKEALVEAARLRLRPILMTTLTVLIISLPLLLGTGEGAEYRRPLGVIILGGLLSSTLLTLFVVPAAFYAFEGRRAKVPVLR from the coding sequence GTGAGGGAAAACCCCCTGGTGGCCTTCTTCGTGGAGCGCTTCGTCTTCGCCACGGCCATCTTCGTGGGGCTCGTGCTGGTGGGGCTCCTTTTGGGCCTGGGCCTTGGGGTGGAGCTCCTTCCCCGCTTCAGCGTGCCGGTGGTGGCGGTTTCCACCAGCTACCCCGGGGCCGGCCCCGAGGAGGTGGCGGAGCAGGTTTCCAAGCCCTTAGAGGACGCCCTTTCCACCCTAAGCGGGGTGGACACCATCGGTTCCAGCTCCACGGAAGGGTTCAGCCTGGTCTTCGTCCAGTTCCAGCAGGGGGTGGACGTGGACCGGGCGGCGGTGGAGGTGAGCCAAAAGGTGGCCGCCGCCCGGGGGCAACTCCCCCGGGACGCCTCCGCCCCCGTGGTGCAGAAGTTTGACCCCTCGGCGAGCCCCATCCTTTACATCGCCCTCGAGGCCCCCGGGGAGGACCTCTCCCAGGTCCTCCGCTACGCCGAGCGCACCCTGAAGCCCAAGCTCCAGCTCGTCCAGGGGGTGGCGGACATCCGCCTCACCGGGGCCCCCAAACGGGCCATCCGCATCTACCTGGACCCCGACCGCCTCCAGGCCCTGGGCGTCTCCCCCCTCCAGGTGGTCCAAGCCCTCTCCCAGTCGGCCCTGAACCTCCCCTTGGGAAGCCTCACGGAGGGGGAAAGGCGCCTCGTCTACACCCTTAGGAACACCCCCGCCACGGCGGAGGAGGTGGCGAACCTCCTGCTGGACGCAAACCGGGGCCTACGGGTGAGGGACGTGGCCCGGGTGGCGGAGGAAAGCGATAGCCCCACCACCCTCAACCGCCTAAACGGCCGCCCCGCCGTCCTCATGGCCGTGGTGAAGACCCCAGACGCCAACGCCGTGGCCGTGGCGGACGGGGTGCGGAAGGCCCTTCAGGAAACCCCCTTACCCAAGGGGTACAAGGCGGAGGTGGCCCTGGACACCACCCGCTTCATCCGGGCGGCGGTGCAGGACACGGTGCGGGAGGCCTTCTTGGCCGCCTTGGCCGTATCCCTGGTGGTCCTCGTCTTCTTGGGAAAGCTCAACTCCGTCTTCTCCGTGATCCTGGCCATCCCCATCACCCTTTCCGGGGCCATCCTCCTCTTCGGGGTCCTGGGCTTCACCTATAACCTCATCAGCCTCCTCGCCCTCACCGTGGCGGTGGGCATCGTGGTGGACGACTCCATCGTGGTGGCGGAAAACATTGACCGCTACCGCAGGATGGGCTACGGCCTCAAGGAGGCGGTGCTGAAGGGGGCCAGCGAGGTGAGCGTGGCGGTGGCGGCGGCCACCCTAAGCCTCCTCGCCGTTTTCCTCCCCATCAGCTTCCTCCCGGGGATCATCGGCCAGATCTTCCAGCAGTTCGGCCTGGGCATGGCGGCGGCCATCGCCGTGAGCTGGTTGGAAGCCCTCCTCTTCCTCACCGTCCGCCTGGCCTACTTCCCCGACCCCGAGCCCCCGAGCCTTAAGGAGGCCCTCTTGGCCCTGCGGAAACTCCCTTCCGACCTCCGCTGGGCCTACCGAAGGGGCTACCGAGGCCCCACGGGGCTCCTTTTGGGCCTCCTCTCCGCCTTCCTCCTTTACCGGCAAGGGCTTCCCTACCTCCTTCTCCTCCCCCTCTACCCCGCCCTCCTCGCCCTCCTGCGCTACCTGGGCCGCTTCCTCTTGGACCTGGCGGGGGCCGTGGCCCGAGGCCTCCACGCCGCCGCTGAAAGTAGCCTAGAACGGCTCACGGAGGCCTACGCCCGGGCCCTAAAAGGGACCTTAGCCCGCCCAGGCTTCGTCCTAGGGCTTGCCGCCTTGGCTTTCCTTTCCATCTTTCCCATCCTGCCCCGCATCCCCTTCAACTTCACCCCCCGCTCGGACACCGGGGTCCTCACCGCCACCCTCCTCCTCCCCAAGGACACCCCCCTCTCCGTCTCCGACCGGGCGGCCAGGACCCTGGAGGCCTACTTCCTCGCCCACCCCGCCGTGGCCCAGGTGGTGACCACCGTGGGGGCAAGCGCCACGGGGGGCGCCCAGGTGGGGGACCCTTCAAGGGTGCAACTCCAGATCGTCCTCAAGCCCAAGCACGAGCGGGAGGACATCTTCACCCTCACGGAGGCCTTTAACCGCGAGGGCAAGGACCTCCTAAAAGGGTTTCCCGGGGCCGACCTCAGGGTCTTGGCCCAGACGGGGCCCGAGGCGGGGGACGCCGATCTGCAGTTCTTCCTGGTGAGCCCGGACCGGAAGCTCCTGGAGGAGCGCACGGGGGCCATCGTGGACCTCATCGCCCAAAAGCCCTACGTGCTGAACGTGAAGAGCACCCTCGAGGCCACCCAACGGGAGCGGGTCTTCGTCCCCGATCCCGCCCGGCTTTCCGGCACCGGCCTCACCCCCCAGGACGTGGCCCAGGTTTTGCGGCTATACCTTTCGGGAACCCAGGCGGCCACGGCCCGCCGGGGCGGGGAGGAGTTCCCCATCGTGGTCCAAATGGACCCCTTGCGCCTGGGGAGGGAGGGCGACCTCCTCTCCCTGCCCGTCTACGCCCCCGCCCTCCAGGCCTTCCTGCCCCTTTCCAGCCTGGGGAGTTTCCAGGAGCGTCCCGGCCCCACCCTCATCTCCCGCCGCAACCAGGCCTACGCCGCCGGAGTGAACATCAACCTACGCCCCGACGCCCCAGGAAGCTTCCAGATCCAACAGGAACTCACCCAAGAGCTCCGGGAGAAGGGGCTTTTGGGCGATGGGGTGGAGCTCGTGGCCACGGGCCTGGGGAGCTTCACCGGGGAGCTCGCCCGCCTGGCCCCTCTGGCCTTCCTCCTGGCCTTGGTCCTCAACTACCTGGTCATCGCCAGCCAGTTCAACGCCTGGCGCTACCCCCTTTACCTCCTCCTCCCCGTTCCCCTGGCCCTGGTGGGGGCCTTTTGGCTCACCTACCTCCTGGGTACGGGCCTGGACGTGATCAGCGTGCTGGGGGTGGTGATGCTCATCGGCCTCGTGACCAAGAACGCCATCCTGCTCCTGGACTTTGCCGTGAAGCGGATGCGGGAGATGCCCTTGAAGGAGGCCCTGGTGGAGGCGGCCAGGCTCAGGCTCAGGCCCATCCTCATGACCACCCTTACCGTGCTCATCATCAGCCTCCCCCTCCTCCTGGGCACGGGGGAAGGGGCGGAATACCGCAGGCCCCTTGGGGTCATCATCCTGGGCGGGCTCCTCTCCTCCACCCTCCTCACCCTCTTCGTGGTGCCCGCCGCCTTCTACGCCTTTGAGGGCCGAAGGGCCAAGGTGCCCGTCCTGAGGTGA
- a CDS encoding alpha/beta hydrolase, translating to MDARKLLLLFLLAATLLALGVVGVSLYFLRPLKAEPWVKEALRGTGLEVKEAPYGLELSPKSPKALLAFYPGARVEPLAYAPVLAPVAKAGYLVVLLKVPSGIALLAKEAALKAKAAHPGLPLSVGGHSLGGVVAAELAAREKLPLVLFASYPEGDLSGESFPTLALFGTEDGLLPPEEARGKAKLLPKNARIVFIPGLNHAGFGAYGPQKGDRPAQRPREALWREIQEEVLLFLESLGWDTPPPPQALR from the coding sequence GTGGACGCCCGCAAGCTCCTCCTCCTCTTCCTCCTCGCCGCCACCCTCCTGGCCCTGGGGGTCGTGGGGGTGAGCCTCTACTTTTTGCGGCCCCTCAAGGCCGAGCCCTGGGTGAAAGAGGCCCTTAGGGGCACGGGCCTGGAGGTGAAGGAGGCCCCCTACGGGCTAGAGCTTTCCCCCAAAAGCCCCAAGGCCCTCCTCGCCTTCTACCCTGGGGCCCGGGTGGAGCCCTTGGCCTACGCCCCCGTTTTGGCCCCCGTGGCCAAGGCGGGGTACCTGGTGGTCCTCCTAAAGGTCCCCTCGGGCATCGCCCTCCTGGCCAAGGAGGCGGCCCTGAAGGCCAAGGCCGCCCACCCGGGCCTTCCCCTGTCGGTGGGGGGGCATAGCCTGGGCGGGGTGGTGGCGGCGGAGCTCGCCGCCCGGGAGAAGCTCCCCCTGGTCCTCTTCGCCAGCTACCCGGAGGGCGACCTCTCCGGGGAAAGCTTCCCCACCCTGGCCCTTTTCGGCACGGAGGATGGCCTCCTCCCTCCGGAAGAAGCCCGGGGGAAGGCAAAACTACTTCCAAAGAACGCCCGCATCGTCTTCATCCCAGGGCTCAACCATGCGGGCTTCGGCGCCTACGGCCCGCAGAAAGGCGACCGCCCGGCCCAAAGGCCCCGGGAAGCGCTTTGGCGGGAGATCCAGGAGGAGGTGCTTCTCTTCCTGGAAAGCCTAGGGTGGGACACCCCTCCCCCACCCCAGGCCCTACGCTAA